In one Ochotona princeps isolate mOchPri1 chromosome 16, mOchPri1.hap1, whole genome shotgun sequence genomic region, the following are encoded:
- the LOC105941519 gene encoding cocaine esterase-like gives MTLTLMSIPMSEDCLYLSIYTPARAWEASGAFEDVVVVTIQYRLGILGFFSTGDQHASGNWGYLDQVAALRWVQQNIAHFGGNPDRVTIFGESAGGVSVSSHVLSPMSQGLFHRAIMQSGVAVLPGMITSSSDMISSVVANLSGCGQVDSETLVGCLRAKSEEEMLEMTKAFKFISAVVDGIFLPRHPYELLASADFQPVPSIIGVNNDEYGWILPKMLPPGIEEPLVNEYLGDNKHPKTLMAQYQEMMTDALFVMPALHVTHFQRSHAPVYFYEFQHPPNFMTFTEEELLSRRMMKYWANFARTGNPNGEGLPHWPVLDQEEQYLQLSTQPAVGRALKAHRRQF, from the exons ATGACGTTGACCCTGATGTCCATCCCCATGTCCGAGGACTGCCTGTACCTCAGCATCTACACACCTGCCCGTGCCTGGGAGGCCAGTGGCG CCTTTGAGGACGTGGTGGTGGTCACCATCCAGTACCGCCTCGGCATCCTGGGATTCTTCAG CACTGGAGACCAGCACGCCAGTGGCAACTGGGGCTACCTggaccaagtggctgcactgcGCTGGGTGCAGCAGAACATTGCCCACTTTGGAGGCAACCCTGACCGGGTCACCATATTTGGAGAGTCTGCTGGTGGTGTAAGCGTGTCCTCACATGTATTGTCACCCATGTCGCAAGGACTCTTCCATAGAGCCATTATGCAGAGTGGGGTGGCCGTGCTGCCTGGGATGATCACCAGCTCATCTGACATGATCTCCTCG GTGGTGGCCAACCTGTCTGGCTGTGGCCAGGTGGACTCTGAGACCCTGGTGGGCTGCTTGAGAGCCAAGAGTGAAGAGGAGATGCTGGAGATGACCAAG GCCTTCAAGTTCATCTCTGCGGTGGTGGATGGCATCTTCCTGCCCAGACACCCCTATGAGCTGCTGGCCTCTGCTGACTTCCAACCTGTCCCCAGCATCATTGGTGTCAACAATGATGAGTATGGCTGGATCCTCCCCAAG ATGCTGCCTCCTGGCATAGAGGAGCCATTGGTAAATGAGTACCTGGGGGACAATAAGCACCCAAAAACCCTTATGGCTCAGTACCAGGAGATGATGACTGATGCCCTCTTCGTGATGCCTGCGCTCCACGTCACACATTTTCAGC gTTCCCATGCTCCTGTCTACTTCTATGAGTTCCAGCATCCACCCAATTTCATGACTTTCACTGAGGAGGAGCTGCTGAGCAGGAGAATGATGAAGTACTGGGCCAACTTTGCTCGCACTGG GAACCCCAATGGCGAGGGCCTGCCACACTGGCCCGTCTTGGACCAGGAGGAGCAGTATCTGCAACTGAGCACACAGCCTGCAGTGGGCCGGGCCCTGAAGGCCCACAGGCGTCAGTTCTAG
- the LOC101516741 gene encoding cocaine esterase-like isoform X1 yields MWRHWLCSRLGSFACGLMLLLLPSQGQDSTSPIRTTHSGQVRGSLVHVEGTDVGVHTFLGIPFAKPPLGPLRFAPPEPAEAWSGVRDGTSHPAMCPQDLAIMEKDVVDTTSTLLSMPMSEDCLYLSIYAPAHAHEGSKLPVMVWIHGGGLVIGTASNYDGSALAAFEDVVVVTIQYRLGILGFFSTGDQHASGNWGYLDQVAALRWVQQNIAHFGGNPDRVTIFGESAGGVSVSSHVLSPMSQGLFHGAIMQSGAAVMPGFIASSSEMISSVVANLSGCGQVDSETLVSCLRAKSEEEMLEMTKAFKVISAVVDGIFLPRHPYELLASADFQPVPSIIGVNNDEYSWILPKFLETRDLQKEMDRAAVEMLIHQNSEEWMLPPGIEEPLVNEYLGDNKHPKTLMAQYQEMMTDALFVMPALHVTHFQRSHAPVYFYEFQHSPNFMKDLRPPSVKADHGDELFFFFRSIFFETKVTLTEEEELLSRRMMKYWANFARTGNPNGEGLPHWPVLDQEEQYLQLSTQPAVGRALKAHRRQFWIKYLPSDIQELMGTEQGHTEL; encoded by the exons ATGTGGCGGCACTGGCTGTGCTCCCGGCTTGGCAGCTTCGCCTGCGGACTCATGCTGCTCCTTCTTCCAAGCCAGG GCCAGGACTCCACAAGCCCCATCAGGACCACGCACTCTGGGCAGGTGCGAGGAAGCCTGGTCCACGTGGAAGGCACCGACGTGGGAGTCCACACCTTCCTGGGCATTCCCTTTGCCAAGCCACCTCTGGGGCCACTGCGCTTTGCACCTCCTGAACCTGCCGAAGCTTGGAGTGGAGTGAGGGATGGCACCTCCCATCCAGCCAT GTGTCCACAGGACCTTGCTATAATGGAAAAGGATGTAGTGGATACAACATCGACCCTGCTGTCCATGCCCATGTCCGAGGACTGCCTCTACCTCAGCATCTATGCACCTGCCCATGCCCATGAGGGCTCCAAGCTGCCT GTGATGGTGTGGATCCACGGGGGTGGGCTGGTTATAGGCACGGCATCAAATTATGACGGCTCTGCCCTGGCAGCCTTTGAGGACGTGGTGGTGGTCACCATCCAGTACCGCCTCGGCATCCTGGGATTCTTCAG CACCGGAGACCAGCACGCCAGTGGCAACTGGGGCTACCTggaccaagtggctgcactgcGCTGGGTGCAGCAGAACATTGCCCACTTTGGAGGCAACCCTGACCGGGTCACCATATTTGGAGAGTCTGCTGGTGGTGTAAGCGTGTCCTCACATGTATTGTCACCCATGTCGCAAGGACTCTTCCATGGAGCCATTATGCAGAGTGGGGCGGCCGTGATGCCTGGCTTCATTGCCAGCTCATCTGAGATGATCTCCTCG GTGGTGGCCAACCTGTCTGGCTGTGGCCAGGTGGACTCTGAGACCCTGGTGAGCTGCTTGCGTGCCAAGAGTGAAGAGGAGATGCTGGAGATGACCAAG GCCTTCAAGGTCATCTCTGCGGTGGTGGATGGCATCTTCCTGCCCAGACACCCCTATGAACTGCTGGCCTCTGCTGACTTCCAACCTGTCCCCAGCATCATTGGTGTCAACAATGATGAGTACAGCTGGATCCTCCCCAAG TTCTTGGAAACCAGAGACCTCCAGAAGGAAATGGACAGAGCAGCAGTGGAGATGCTAATACATCAAAATTCTGAGGAATGG ATGCTGCCTCCTGGCATAGAGGAGCCATTGGTAAATGAGTACCTGGGGGACAATAAGCACCCAAAAACCCTTATGGCTCAGTACCAGGAGATGATGACTGATGCCCTCTTCGTGATGCCTGCGCTCCACGTCACACATTTTCAGC gTTCCCATGCTCCTGTCTACTTCTATGAGTTCCAGCATTCGCCCAACTTCATGAAGGACTTACGGCCGCCCTCCGTGAAGGCTGACCATGGCgatgagcttttctttttcttcagatcCATTTTCTTTGAGACAAAAG TGACTCTcactgaggaggaggagctgctgagcAGGAGAATGATGAAGTACTGGGCCAACTTTGCTCGCACTGG GAACCCCAATGGCGAGGGCCTGCCACACTGGCCCGTCTTGGACCAGGAGGAGCAGTATCTGCAACTGAGCACACAGCCTGCAGTGGGCCGGGCCCTGAAGGCCCACAGGCGTCAGTTCTGGATCAAATATCTCCCCTCAGATATACAGGAATTGATGGGGACTGAGCAAGGGCACACAGAGCTGTAG
- the LOC101516741 gene encoding cocaine esterase-like isoform X3: MWRHWLCSRLGSFACGLMLLLLPSQGQDSDSPIRTTHSGQVRGSLVHVEGTNVGVHTFLGIPFAKPPLGPLRFAPPEPAEAWSGVRDGTSHPAMCPQDLAIMEKDVVDTTSTLLSMPMSEDCLYLSIYAPAHAHEGSKLPVMVWIHGGGLVIGTASNYDGSALAAFEDVVVVTIQYRLGILGFFSTGDQHASGNWGYLDQVAALRWVQQNIAHFGGNPDRVTIFGESAGGVSVSSHVLSPMSQGLFHGAIMQSGAAVMPGFIASSSEMISSVVANLSGCGQVDSETLVSCLRAKSEEEMLEMTKAFKVISAVVDGIFLPRHPYELLASADFQPVPSIIGVNNDEYSWILPKFLETRDLQKEMDRAAVEMLIHQNSEEWMLPPGIEEPLVNEYLGDNKHPKTLMAQYQEMMTDALFVMPALHVTHFQRSHAPVYFYEFQHSPNFMKDLRPPSVKADHGDELFFFFRSIFFETKVTLTEEEELLSRRMMKYWANFARTGNPNGEGLPHWPVLDQEEQYLQLSTQPAVGRALKAHRRQFWIKYLPSDIQELMGTEQGHTEL, from the exons ATGTGGCGGCACTGGCTGTGCTCCCGGCTTGGCAGCTTCGCCTGCGGACTCATGCTGCTCCTTCTTCCAAGCCAGG GCCAGGACTCTGACAGCCCCATCAGGACCACACACTCTGGGCAGGTGCGAGGAAGCCTGGTCCATGTGGAAGGCACCAACGTGGGAGTCCACACCTTCCTGGGCATTCCCTTTGCCAAGCCACCTCTGGGACCACTGCGCTTTGCACCTCCTGAACCTGCCGAAGCTTGGAGTGGAGTGAGGGATGGCACCTCCCACCCAGCCAT GTGTCCACAGGACCTTGCTATAATGGAAAAGGATGTAGTGGATACAACATCGACCCTGCTGTCCATGCCCATGTCCGAGGACTGCCTCTACCTCAGCATCTATGCACCTGCCCATGCCCATGAGGGCTCCAAGCTGCCT GTGATGGTGTGGATCCACGGGGGTGGGCTGGTTATAGGCACGGCATCAAATTATGACGGCTCTGCCCTGGCAGCCTTTGAGGACGTGGTGGTGGTCACCATCCAGTACCGCCTCGGCATCCTGGGATTCTTCAG CACCGGAGACCAGCACGCCAGTGGCAACTGGGGCTACCTggaccaagtggctgcactgcGCTGGGTGCAGCAGAACATTGCCCACTTTGGAGGCAACCCTGACCGGGTCACCATATTTGGAGAGTCTGCTGGTGGTGTAAGCGTGTCCTCACATGTATTGTCACCCATGTCGCAAGGACTCTTCCATGGAGCCATTATGCAGAGTGGGGCGGCCGTGATGCCTGGCTTCATTGCCAGCTCATCTGAGATGATCTCCTCG GTGGTGGCCAACCTGTCTGGCTGTGGCCAGGTGGACTCTGAGACCCTGGTGAGCTGCTTGCGTGCCAAGAGTGAAGAGGAGATGCTGGAGATGACCAAG GCCTTCAAGGTCATCTCTGCGGTGGTGGATGGCATCTTCCTGCCCAGACACCCCTATGAACTGCTGGCCTCTGCTGACTTCCAACCTGTCCCCAGCATCATTGGTGTCAACAATGATGAGTACAGCTGGATCCTCCCCAAG TTCTTGGAAACCAGAGACCTCCAGAAGGAAATGGACAGAGCAGCAGTGGAGATGCTAATACATCAAAATTCTGAGGAATGG ATGCTGCCTCCTGGCATAGAGGAGCCATTGGTAAATGAGTACCTGGGGGACAATAAGCACCCAAAAACCCTTATGGCTCAGTACCAGGAGATGATGACTGATGCCCTCTTCGTGATGCCTGCGCTCCACGTCACACATTTTCAGC gTTCCCATGCTCCTGTCTACTTCTATGAGTTCCAGCATTCGCCCAACTTCATGAAGGACTTACGGCCGCCCTCCGTGAAGGCTGACCATGGCgatgagcttttctttttcttcagatcCATTTTCTTTGAGACAAAAG TGACTCTcactgaggaggaggagctgctgagcAGGAGAATGATGAAGTACTGGGCCAACTTTGCTCGCACTGG GAACCCCAATGGCGAGGGCCTGCCACACTGGCCCGTCTTGGACCAGGAGGAGCAGTATCTGCAACTGAGCACACAGCCTGCAGTGGGCCGGGCCCTGAAGGCCCACAGGCGTCAGTTCTGGATCAAATATCTCCCCTCAGATATACAGGAATTGATGGGGACTGAGCAAGGGCACACAGAGCTGTAG
- the LOC101516741 gene encoding cocaine esterase-like isoform X2, which yields MGPYQLCVRLSAIACFLLLLVIPGLGQDSTSPIRTTHSGQVRGSLVHVEGTDVGVHTFLGIPFAKPPLGPLRFAPPEPAEAWSGVRDGTSHPAMCPQDLAIMEKDVVDTTSTLLSMPMSEDCLYLSIYAPAHAHEGSKLPVMVWIHGGGLVIGTASNYDGSALAAFEDVVVVTIQYRLGILGFFSTGDQHASGNWGYLDQVAALRWVQQNIAHFGGNPDRVTIFGESAGGVSVSSHVLSPMSQGLFHGAIMQSGAAVMPGFIASSSEMISSVVANLSGCGQVDSETLVSCLRAKSEEEMLEMTKAFKVISAVVDGIFLPRHPYELLASADFQPVPSIIGVNNDEYSWILPKFLETRDLQKEMDRAAVEMLIHQNSEEWMLPPGIEEPLVNEYLGDNKHPKTLMAQYQEMMTDALFVMPALHVTHFQRSHAPVYFYEFQHSPNFMKDLRPPSVKADHGDELFFFFRSIFFETKVTLTEEEELLSRRMMKYWANFARTGNPNGEGLPHWPVLDQEEQYLQLSTQPAVGRALKAHRRQFWIKYLPSDIQELMGTEQGHTEL from the exons ATGGGACCCTACCAGCTTTGTGTGAGGCTCAGCGCTATAGCttgcttcctcctgctgcttGTCATCCCAGGACTGG GCCAGGACTCCACAAGCCCCATCAGGACCACGCACTCTGGGCAGGTGCGAGGAAGCCTGGTCCACGTGGAAGGCACCGACGTGGGAGTCCACACCTTCCTGGGCATTCCCTTTGCCAAGCCACCTCTGGGGCCACTGCGCTTTGCACCTCCTGAACCTGCCGAAGCTTGGAGTGGAGTGAGGGATGGCACCTCCCATCCAGCCAT GTGTCCACAGGACCTTGCTATAATGGAAAAGGATGTAGTGGATACAACATCGACCCTGCTGTCCATGCCCATGTCCGAGGACTGCCTCTACCTCAGCATCTATGCACCTGCCCATGCCCATGAGGGCTCCAAGCTGCCT GTGATGGTGTGGATCCACGGGGGTGGGCTGGTTATAGGCACGGCATCAAATTATGACGGCTCTGCCCTGGCAGCCTTTGAGGACGTGGTGGTGGTCACCATCCAGTACCGCCTCGGCATCCTGGGATTCTTCAG CACCGGAGACCAGCACGCCAGTGGCAACTGGGGCTACCTggaccaagtggctgcactgcGCTGGGTGCAGCAGAACATTGCCCACTTTGGAGGCAACCCTGACCGGGTCACCATATTTGGAGAGTCTGCTGGTGGTGTAAGCGTGTCCTCACATGTATTGTCACCCATGTCGCAAGGACTCTTCCATGGAGCCATTATGCAGAGTGGGGCGGCCGTGATGCCTGGCTTCATTGCCAGCTCATCTGAGATGATCTCCTCG GTGGTGGCCAACCTGTCTGGCTGTGGCCAGGTGGACTCTGAGACCCTGGTGAGCTGCTTGCGTGCCAAGAGTGAAGAGGAGATGCTGGAGATGACCAAG GCCTTCAAGGTCATCTCTGCGGTGGTGGATGGCATCTTCCTGCCCAGACACCCCTATGAACTGCTGGCCTCTGCTGACTTCCAACCTGTCCCCAGCATCATTGGTGTCAACAATGATGAGTACAGCTGGATCCTCCCCAAG TTCTTGGAAACCAGAGACCTCCAGAAGGAAATGGACAGAGCAGCAGTGGAGATGCTAATACATCAAAATTCTGAGGAATGG ATGCTGCCTCCTGGCATAGAGGAGCCATTGGTAAATGAGTACCTGGGGGACAATAAGCACCCAAAAACCCTTATGGCTCAGTACCAGGAGATGATGACTGATGCCCTCTTCGTGATGCCTGCGCTCCACGTCACACATTTTCAGC gTTCCCATGCTCCTGTCTACTTCTATGAGTTCCAGCATTCGCCCAACTTCATGAAGGACTTACGGCCGCCCTCCGTGAAGGCTGACCATGGCgatgagcttttctttttcttcagatcCATTTTCTTTGAGACAAAAG TGACTCTcactgaggaggaggagctgctgagcAGGAGAATGATGAAGTACTGGGCCAACTTTGCTCGCACTGG GAACCCCAATGGCGAGGGCCTGCCACACTGGCCCGTCTTGGACCAGGAGGAGCAGTATCTGCAACTGAGCACACAGCCTGCAGTGGGCCGGGCCCTGAAGGCCCACAGGCGTCAGTTCTGGATCAAATATCTCCCCTCAGATATACAGGAATTGATGGGGACTGAGCAAGGGCACACAGAGCTGTAG